One genomic window of Nerophis lumbriciformis linkage group LG29, RoL_Nlum_v2.1, whole genome shotgun sequence includes the following:
- the acanb gene encoding brevican core protein isoform X2 codes for MTSLLLLCTSLPFILATTTFQHQDDTDGTLRVSIPLEMQLRPLLGGKVVVPCYFQDNTVSDPGAPTIAPLSHRIKWTFVTKEKVSTILVASEGKVQVDIEYLDRVTMVNYPLVPTDASLEVTELRSKDSGTYRCEVMHGIEDNYDTVDIQVQGIVFHYRAITTRYTLSFEKAKAACIQNSATIATPAQLQAAYDDGYHQCDAGWLSDQTVRYPIHEPREECYGDKDNFPGVRTYGVRDVNETYDVYCFAEKMSGRVFYSMSVEKFTFYEAGDQCTKLGARLANTGELYLAWKSGMDVCNAGWLGDRSVRYPINIARPQCGGGLLGVRTVYLFPNQTGYPFADSRYDAICFQSSDEETAVPGRTTPFPDIISITPAPGLYPGLTTVPGGQEIKHGGVDILISQPVAPPFTDSAMAPTGVVFHYRPITGRYTLTFLEAQQACKSIGAVIASPQQLQAAFEKGLHQCDAGWLGDHTVRYPIVSPRDNCAGNLLHHPGVRSYGLRPDSERYDVFCYVERLQGEVFFTSDYDSFSYEEAVQHCENLNTTLATTGQLFAAWNQGLDKCRPGWLMDRSVRYPITIPRSHCGGSQVGVHIIYAFPNQTGFPDEHSRYDAYCFKAERIIVDTDNDTIYDLLLTTDVINKTTVAVDHSIPTIESTVGYNDTETTLNITDIEEIIQKTNTSTQLTVPTVPVDGSGSGSGDHSASGDISGASSTISGSGASGSGVDVTFSGHTDILSGDNSASGEPHEAEGGSAVIFTSGEPSSASGSGSGFVASGSGSGFVASGSGSGFISSGFGSGLVASGSGSGFVEFGSGSGSVASGAGSGFVASGSGSASGSGDMSGSGGDILINILDGKEEELLNPTLTEQELGSGVLWASGMSGSGGMSGSGSLSGSGDIYGSADMFGSGGMSGSRGMSGSGGMSGSGGMSGSDISGFSGIIFTDTRAIDLTAQPSGEQELSGYHPFASGFPSGFPSGFSSSASSSGSASGQPFQTDGDIIFLTDDRIKEVTITPLEEHHPEEGRGVVEISGQGSGSGVHIHSSGSDTSSTSGLSIALPPGSTMTYPDYTGQSGHDAEVEESKILILTPDPVNISPTTAPTASLETPAVVEQPAVEEAVQGCPEGWLGFMGSCYLHFADRHTWSEAEQRCQELNAHLVSITSEEEQQFLNSKGQDYEWIGLNDKDVQNEFHWTDGSPLTYENWRPNQPDNYFNSGEDCVVMIGHEGGQWNDVPCNYYLPFSCKTQPVGCGAPPEVEHGAPMGVTRVRYLVNTKVRYQCQAGYTQRHLPVIRCMENGEWEKPQVECTESDANSNRLHKRSARSSRSKAVIRPQQYRKTL; via the exons ATGACTTCCCTACTTCTGCTGTGTACGTCTTTGCCCTTCATCTTGGCAACAACTACATTCCAACACCAGGATG ACACGGATGGAACATTACGTGTCAGTATCCCACTAGAGATGCAGCTGCGCCCCCTGCTGGGTGGCAAGGTAGTGGTGCCTTGCTACTTCCAGGACAACACCGTCAGCGACCCCGGCGCCCCGACGATCGCTCCGCTCTCCCACCGCATCAAATGGACTTTTGTCACCAAAGAGAAAGTCAGCACAATCTTGGTAGCATCGGAGGGCAAAGTTCAGGTGGACATTGAGTATCTGGACAGAGTCACGATGGTCAATTACCCGCTGGTGCCTACCGACGCCAGCCTGGAGGTAACAGAGCTGAGGTCAAAAGACTCAGGCACCTACCGCTGCGAGGTGATGCACGGGATCGAGGACAACTACGACACGGTGGACATCCAGGTTCAGG GTATTGTGTTCCACTACCGTGCTATAACCACCCGGTACACTCTCAGCTTTGAGAAGGCCAAGGCTGCTTGCATTCAAAACAGCGCCACCATCGCCACCCCAGCCCAACTGCAGGCGGCTTATGATGATGGATACCACCAATGTGATGCTGGATGGCTGTCTGATCAGACTGTCAG GTACCCAATCCATGAGCCCCGGGAGGAATGCTACGGAGACAAGGATAACTTCCCTGGTGTGAGAACCTATGGAGTAAGAGACGTCAATGAGACTTACGATGTCTACTGTTTtgcagaaaagatgtcag GCAGAGTCTTTTACTCCATGTCGGTAGAAAAGTTCACCTTTTACGAAGCCGGCGACCAGTGCACCAAACTGGGTGCCAGGCTTGCCAACACTGGAGAGCTTTACCTGGCCTGGAAATCCGGCATGGACGTGTGCAACGCAGGATGGTTGGGAGACAGGAGTGTACGTTATCCCATCAACATTGCAAGGCCTCAGTGTGGAGGGGGGCTTCTGGGAGTCAGAACCGTATACCTCTTCCCAAACCAGACAGGATACCCCTTTGCAGATTCTCGTTATGATGCTATCTGCTTTCAAA GTAGTGACGAAgagactgcagttcctggaagaACCACACCTTTCCCGGACATCATAAGCATAACTCCAGCCCCTGGACTTTATCCAGGCCTCACTACTGTGCCTGGGGGTCAGGAGATCAAGCATGGAGGTGTGGACATTCTCATCTCACAGCCCGTCGCCCCTCCATTCACTGACTCCGCCATGGCTCCCACTG GTGTCGTGTTCCACTACCGACCAATTACTGGCCGGTACACGCTGACTTTTCTGGAGGCCCAACAGGCCTGCAAGAGCATTGGAGCAGTCATTGCTAGCCCCCAGCAGCTGCAAGCTGCCTTTGAGAAAGGCCTGCACCAATGTGATGCTGGTTGGCTTGGTGACCACACTGTAAG GTATCCCATCGTATCACCCCGAGATAACTGTGCTGGAAACCTGCTGCACCATCCAGGAGTCAGATCATACGGCCTGAGGCCAGACTCCGAGCGCTACGACGTATTTTGTTATGTGGAACGTCTCCAAG GTGAGGTCTTCTTTACCAGCGACTATGACAGCTTTTCCTACGAGGAGGCCGTGCAGCACTGTGAAAACCTCAACACCACGCTGGCCACGACTGGACAGCTGTTTGCCGCTTGGAACCAAGGCCTGGATAAGTGTCGCCCAGGCTGGTTGATGGACCGCAGTGTCCGCTATCCAATAACAATCCCCAGATCTCACTGTGGGGGCAGCCAGGTGGGCGTGCACATCATTTACGCCTTTCCCAACCAGACAGGCTTTCCTGATGAGCATTCGCGTTACGACGCCTACTGTTTCAAAG CTGAAAGAATCATAGTTGACACTGACAATGACACCATTTATGACCTGTTACTGACGACAGATGTTATCAACAAGACAACAGTTGCAGTTGATCACTCCATTCCTACTA TTGAATCTACTGTGGGCTACAATGACActgaaaccactctaaacatcaCAGACATAGAAGAGATTATCCAGAAGACAAACACCTCAACACAACTAACAGTTCCTACCG TCCCTGTTGATGGTTCTGGTTCCGGATCAGGTGATCATTCGGCCAGTGGCGATATCTCAGGGGCGTCCAGCACCATCAGCGGGAGCGGAGCTTCTGGTTCAGGAGTAGATGTAACCTTTAGTGGACACACAGACATTTTATCAGGAGATAATTCTGCCTCTGGTGAGCCACATGAAGCAGAAGGGGGAAGTGCAGTCATCTTCACATCAGGAGAGCCTTCCAGTGCATCTGGGTCTGGATCTGGATTTGTTGCATCAGGATCGGGATCTGGTTTTGTTGCATCAGGATCTGGATCTGGTTTCATTTCATCAGGATTTGGATCTGGCCTTGTTGCATCAGGATCCGGATCTGGCTTTGTTGAATTCGGATCTGGGTCTGGCTCTGTTGCTTCAGGAGCTGGATCTGGCTTTGTCGCATCTGGATCAGGTTCTGCCAGTGGCAGTGGAGACATGAGCGGCAGCGGTGGTGACATACTGATCAACATACTGGATGGAAAAGAGGAAGAGCTGTTGAACCCAACCCTCACTGAGCAAGAGTTGGGAAGCGGTGTGTTGTGGGCTTCAGGAATGTCCGGATCAGGAGGTATGTCCGGATCTGGAAGTCTGTCTGGATCAGGTGACATTTATGGATCTGCTGATATGTTTGGATCAGGAGGTATGTCTGGATCAAGAGGTATGTCTGGATCAGGAGGGATGTCAGGATCAGGAGGCATGTCTGGGTCAGACATCAGTGGATTCTCTGGCATCATCTTTACAGACACTCGTGCCATTGACCTAACAGCACAACCATCAGGAGAGCAGGAGTTGTCTGGATATCATCCCTTTGCATCAGGCTTCCCCAGTGGCTTTCCAAGTGGTTTTTCATCTAGTGCTTCCAGCAGCGGTTCTGCCTCTGGCCAACCTTTTCAGACGGATGGTGACATCATCTTTCTAACAGACGATAGGATAAAGGAAGTTACTATTACTCCACTGGAAGAACACCATCCTGAAGAGGGCCGAGGCGTAGTAGAAATAAGTGGCCAGGGAAGCGGATCTGGAGTCCACATTCATAGCTCAGGCAGTGACACTTCGTCAACTTCTGGGCTTTCTATAGCCCTACCCCCTGGATCTACCATGACCTACCCAGACTACACTGGTCAATCAGGACATGACGCAGAGGTGGAGGAGTCAAAAATCCTTATTTTAACTCCAGACCCTGTCAACATCAGTCCGACAACAGCACCCACAGCTTCACTGGAAACCCCTGCTGTGGTGGAGCAACCAGCAGTAGAAGAGG CTGTGCAAGGTTGTCCAGAGGGCTGGTTGGGGTTCATGGGAAGCTGTTACCTCCACTTTGCGGACAGACACACCTGGTCAGAAGCTGAGCAGCGTTGCCAGGAGCTCAACGCCCACTTAGTCAGCATCACATCTGAGGAGGAGCAGCAGTTTCTCAACT CTAAAGGTCAGGACTACGAGTGGATTGGTCTCAATGACAAAGATGTTCAGAATGAATTCCACTGGACAGACGGCAGTCCTCTG ACATACGAGAACTGGAGGCCCAACCAACCTGATAACTACTTCAACTCCGGCGAGGACTGCgtggtaatgatcggacatgagGGAGGCCAGTGGAATGACGTTCCATGCAACTACTATCTTCCCTTCTCCTGCAAGACTCAGCCCG TGGGCTGCGGCGCACCCCCTGAGGTGGAACACGGGGCACCGATGGGCGTCACTCGAGTGCGCTACCTGGTCAACACCAAAGTGCGATACCAGTGTCAAGCGGGCTACACGCAGCGCCACCTTCCTGTCATACGTTGCATGGAGAACGGGGAGTGGGAGAAGCCGCAAGTGGAATGTACAGAAA GTGACGCCAACAGCAACAGGCTACACAAAAGGTCAGCGAGGAGCAGCAGAAGTAAAGCAGTCATCAGACCACAGCAGTACAGGAAGACGCTCTGA
- the acanb gene encoding brevican core protein isoform X3, whose amino-acid sequence MTSLLLLCTSLPFILATTTFQHQDDTDGTLRVSIPLEMQLRPLLGGKVVVPCYFQDNTVSDPGAPTIAPLSHRIKWTFVTKEKVSTILVASEGKVQVDIEYLDRVTMVNYPLVPTDASLEVTELRSKDSGTYRCEVMHGIEDNYDTVDIQVQGIVFHYRAITTRYTLSFEKAKAACIQNSATIATPAQLQAAYDDGYHQCDAGWLSDQTVRYPIHEPREECYGDKDNFPGVRTYGVRDVNETYDVYCFAEKMSGRVFYSMSVEKFTFYEAGDQCTKLGARLANTGELYLAWKSGMDVCNAGWLGDRSVRYPINIARPQCGGGLLGVRTVYLFPNQTGYPFADSRYDAICFQSSDEETAVPGRTTPFPDIISITPAPGLYPGLTTVPGGQEIKHGGVDILISQPVAPPFTDSAMAPTGVVFHYRPITGRYTLTFLEAQQACKSIGAVIASPQQLQAAFEKGLHQCDAGWLGDHTVRYPIVSPRDNCAGNLLHHPGVRSYGLRPDSERYDVFCYVERLQGEVFFTSDYDSFSYEEAVQHCENLNTTLATTGQLFAAWNQGLDKCRPGWLMDRSVRYPITIPRSHCGGSQVGVHIIYAFPNQTGFPDEHSRYDAYCFKAERIIVDTDNDTIYDLLLTTDVINKTTVAVDHSIPTIESTVGYNDTETTLNITDIEEIIQKTNTSTQLTVPTVPVDGSGSGSGDHSASGDISGASSTISGSGASGSGVDVTFSGHTDILSGDNSASGEPHEAEGGSAVIFTSGEPSSASGSGSGFVASGSGSGFVASGSGSGFISSGFGSGLVASGSGSGFVEFGSGSGSVASGAGSGFVASGSGSASGSGDMSGSGGDILINILDGKEEELLNPTLTEQELGSGVLWASGMSGSGGGMSGSRGMSGSGGMSGSGGMSGSDISGFSGIIFTDTRAIDLTAQPSGEQELSGYHPFASGFPSGFPSGFSSSASSSGSASGQPFQTDGDIIFLTDDRIKEVTITPLEEHHPEEGRGVVEISGQGSGSGVHIHSSGSDTSSTSGLSIALPPGSTMTYPDYTGQSGHDAEVEESKILILTPDPVNISPTTAPTASLETPAVVEQPAVEEAVQGCPEGWLGFMGSCYLHFADRHTWSEAEQRCQELNAHLVSITSEEEQQFLNSKGQDYEWIGLNDKDVQNEFHWTDGSPLTYENWRPNQPDNYFNSGEDCVVMIGHEGGQWNDVPCNYYLPFSCKTQPVGCGAPPEVEHGAPMGVTRVRYLVNTKVRYQCQAGYTQRHLPVIRCMENGEWEKPQVECTETGDANSNRLHKRSARSSRSKAVIRPQQYRKTL is encoded by the exons ATGACTTCCCTACTTCTGCTGTGTACGTCTTTGCCCTTCATCTTGGCAACAACTACATTCCAACACCAGGATG ACACGGATGGAACATTACGTGTCAGTATCCCACTAGAGATGCAGCTGCGCCCCCTGCTGGGTGGCAAGGTAGTGGTGCCTTGCTACTTCCAGGACAACACCGTCAGCGACCCCGGCGCCCCGACGATCGCTCCGCTCTCCCACCGCATCAAATGGACTTTTGTCACCAAAGAGAAAGTCAGCACAATCTTGGTAGCATCGGAGGGCAAAGTTCAGGTGGACATTGAGTATCTGGACAGAGTCACGATGGTCAATTACCCGCTGGTGCCTACCGACGCCAGCCTGGAGGTAACAGAGCTGAGGTCAAAAGACTCAGGCACCTACCGCTGCGAGGTGATGCACGGGATCGAGGACAACTACGACACGGTGGACATCCAGGTTCAGG GTATTGTGTTCCACTACCGTGCTATAACCACCCGGTACACTCTCAGCTTTGAGAAGGCCAAGGCTGCTTGCATTCAAAACAGCGCCACCATCGCCACCCCAGCCCAACTGCAGGCGGCTTATGATGATGGATACCACCAATGTGATGCTGGATGGCTGTCTGATCAGACTGTCAG GTACCCAATCCATGAGCCCCGGGAGGAATGCTACGGAGACAAGGATAACTTCCCTGGTGTGAGAACCTATGGAGTAAGAGACGTCAATGAGACTTACGATGTCTACTGTTTtgcagaaaagatgtcag GCAGAGTCTTTTACTCCATGTCGGTAGAAAAGTTCACCTTTTACGAAGCCGGCGACCAGTGCACCAAACTGGGTGCCAGGCTTGCCAACACTGGAGAGCTTTACCTGGCCTGGAAATCCGGCATGGACGTGTGCAACGCAGGATGGTTGGGAGACAGGAGTGTACGTTATCCCATCAACATTGCAAGGCCTCAGTGTGGAGGGGGGCTTCTGGGAGTCAGAACCGTATACCTCTTCCCAAACCAGACAGGATACCCCTTTGCAGATTCTCGTTATGATGCTATCTGCTTTCAAA GTAGTGACGAAgagactgcagttcctggaagaACCACACCTTTCCCGGACATCATAAGCATAACTCCAGCCCCTGGACTTTATCCAGGCCTCACTACTGTGCCTGGGGGTCAGGAGATCAAGCATGGAGGTGTGGACATTCTCATCTCACAGCCCGTCGCCCCTCCATTCACTGACTCCGCCATGGCTCCCACTG GTGTCGTGTTCCACTACCGACCAATTACTGGCCGGTACACGCTGACTTTTCTGGAGGCCCAACAGGCCTGCAAGAGCATTGGAGCAGTCATTGCTAGCCCCCAGCAGCTGCAAGCTGCCTTTGAGAAAGGCCTGCACCAATGTGATGCTGGTTGGCTTGGTGACCACACTGTAAG GTATCCCATCGTATCACCCCGAGATAACTGTGCTGGAAACCTGCTGCACCATCCAGGAGTCAGATCATACGGCCTGAGGCCAGACTCCGAGCGCTACGACGTATTTTGTTATGTGGAACGTCTCCAAG GTGAGGTCTTCTTTACCAGCGACTATGACAGCTTTTCCTACGAGGAGGCCGTGCAGCACTGTGAAAACCTCAACACCACGCTGGCCACGACTGGACAGCTGTTTGCCGCTTGGAACCAAGGCCTGGATAAGTGTCGCCCAGGCTGGTTGATGGACCGCAGTGTCCGCTATCCAATAACAATCCCCAGATCTCACTGTGGGGGCAGCCAGGTGGGCGTGCACATCATTTACGCCTTTCCCAACCAGACAGGCTTTCCTGATGAGCATTCGCGTTACGACGCCTACTGTTTCAAAG CTGAAAGAATCATAGTTGACACTGACAATGACACCATTTATGACCTGTTACTGACGACAGATGTTATCAACAAGACAACAGTTGCAGTTGATCACTCCATTCCTACTA TTGAATCTACTGTGGGCTACAATGACActgaaaccactctaaacatcaCAGACATAGAAGAGATTATCCAGAAGACAAACACCTCAACACAACTAACAGTTCCTACCG TCCCTGTTGATGGTTCTGGTTCCGGATCAGGTGATCATTCGGCCAGTGGCGATATCTCAGGGGCGTCCAGCACCATCAGCGGGAGCGGAGCTTCTGGTTCAGGAGTAGATGTAACCTTTAGTGGACACACAGACATTTTATCAGGAGATAATTCTGCCTCTGGTGAGCCACATGAAGCAGAAGGGGGAAGTGCAGTCATCTTCACATCAGGAGAGCCTTCCAGTGCATCTGGGTCTGGATCTGGATTTGTTGCATCAGGATCGGGATCTGGTTTTGTTGCATCAGGATCTGGATCTGGTTTCATTTCATCAGGATTTGGATCTGGCCTTGTTGCATCAGGATCCGGATCTGGCTTTGTTGAATTCGGATCTGGGTCTGGCTCTGTTGCTTCAGGAGCTGGATCTGGCTTTGTCGCATCTGGATCAGGTTCTGCCAGTGGCAGTGGAGACATGAGCGGCAGCGGTGGTGACATACTGATCAACATACTGGATGGAAAAGAGGAAGAGCTGTTGAACCCAACCCTCACTGAGCAAGAGTTGGGAAGCGGTGTGTTGTGGGCTTCAGGAATGTCCGGATCAGGAG GAGGTATGTCTGGATCAAGAGGTATGTCTGGATCAGGAGGGATGTCAGGATCAGGAGGCATGTCTGGGTCAGACATCAGTGGATTCTCTGGCATCATCTTTACAGACACTCGTGCCATTGACCTAACAGCACAACCATCAGGAGAGCAGGAGTTGTCTGGATATCATCCCTTTGCATCAGGCTTCCCCAGTGGCTTTCCAAGTGGTTTTTCATCTAGTGCTTCCAGCAGCGGTTCTGCCTCTGGCCAACCTTTTCAGACGGATGGTGACATCATCTTTCTAACAGACGATAGGATAAAGGAAGTTACTATTACTCCACTGGAAGAACACCATCCTGAAGAGGGCCGAGGCGTAGTAGAAATAAGTGGCCAGGGAAGCGGATCTGGAGTCCACATTCATAGCTCAGGCAGTGACACTTCGTCAACTTCTGGGCTTTCTATAGCCCTACCCCCTGGATCTACCATGACCTACCCAGACTACACTGGTCAATCAGGACATGACGCAGAGGTGGAGGAGTCAAAAATCCTTATTTTAACTCCAGACCCTGTCAACATCAGTCCGACAACAGCACCCACAGCTTCACTGGAAACCCCTGCTGTGGTGGAGCAACCAGCAGTAGAAGAGG CTGTGCAAGGTTGTCCAGAGGGCTGGTTGGGGTTCATGGGAAGCTGTTACCTCCACTTTGCGGACAGACACACCTGGTCAGAAGCTGAGCAGCGTTGCCAGGAGCTCAACGCCCACTTAGTCAGCATCACATCTGAGGAGGAGCAGCAGTTTCTCAACT CTAAAGGTCAGGACTACGAGTGGATTGGTCTCAATGACAAAGATGTTCAGAATGAATTCCACTGGACAGACGGCAGTCCTCTG ACATACGAGAACTGGAGGCCCAACCAACCTGATAACTACTTCAACTCCGGCGAGGACTGCgtggtaatgatcggacatgagGGAGGCCAGTGGAATGACGTTCCATGCAACTACTATCTTCCCTTCTCCTGCAAGACTCAGCCCG TGGGCTGCGGCGCACCCCCTGAGGTGGAACACGGGGCACCGATGGGCGTCACTCGAGTGCGCTACCTGGTCAACACCAAAGTGCGATACCAGTGTCAAGCGGGCTACACGCAGCGCCACCTTCCTGTCATACGTTGCATGGAGAACGGGGAGTGGGAGAAGCCGCAAGTGGAATGTACAGAAA CAGGTGACGCCAACAGCAACAGGCTACACAAAAGGTCAGCGAGGAGCAGCAGAAGTAAAGCAGTCATCAGACCACAGCAGTACAGGAAGACGCTCTGA